The Leifsonia williamsii genome includes a region encoding these proteins:
- a CDS encoding 5-(carboxyamino)imidazole ribonucleotide synthase, with protein sequence MARTTVGVIGGGQLARMMIPPAIELGIDIKVLEEAEGMSAEIAATGVGDYRDLDTVLAFAETVDVVTFDHEHVPPAILRELVARGVAVHPGPDALLYAQDKLQMRAKLTELGLPVPDWAAVEDADQLAAFLADHGGRAVVKTARGGYDGKGVRVVSEPAEADDWFLALAEDGRGGALLVEELVPFRRELAQLVARRPSGEIAAWPVVETIQRDGVCAEVIAPAPGSTGRVAEVAADIARRVADGLGVTGVLAVEMFETDDGRVLINELAMRPHNSGHWSIEGAVTSQFEQHLRAVLDLPLGATEPRADWSVMVNVLGGPAEGTLQDRYPAALAAHPEAKFHGYGKAPRPGRKVGHVTVAGADLDDVVYRARAAAAFFEG encoded by the coding sequence ATGGCGCGGACGACTGTGGGAGTGATCGGCGGCGGGCAGCTGGCCAGGATGATGATCCCTCCGGCGATCGAGCTCGGCATCGATATCAAGGTGCTCGAGGAGGCCGAGGGCATGAGCGCCGAGATCGCGGCGACCGGCGTCGGCGACTACCGCGACCTCGACACCGTGCTCGCCTTCGCCGAGACCGTCGACGTGGTCACCTTCGACCACGAGCACGTGCCGCCGGCGATCCTGCGCGAGCTGGTCGCCCGCGGCGTCGCCGTGCACCCCGGCCCCGACGCGCTGCTCTACGCCCAGGACAAGCTGCAGATGCGGGCGAAGCTCACCGAGCTCGGCCTCCCCGTGCCCGATTGGGCCGCGGTGGAGGATGCGGACCAGCTCGCCGCGTTCCTCGCCGACCACGGCGGCCGCGCGGTCGTGAAGACGGCGCGCGGCGGCTACGACGGCAAGGGCGTCCGCGTGGTGAGCGAGCCGGCCGAGGCCGACGACTGGTTCCTGGCGCTCGCCGAGGACGGCCGCGGCGGCGCACTGCTGGTGGAGGAGCTGGTGCCGTTCCGCCGCGAGCTCGCGCAGCTGGTGGCCCGCCGCCCCTCCGGCGAGATCGCGGCGTGGCCGGTGGTGGAGACGATCCAGCGCGACGGCGTCTGCGCGGAGGTCATCGCGCCCGCCCCCGGCTCGACGGGCCGCGTGGCGGAGGTCGCCGCCGACATCGCGCGCCGCGTCGCGGACGGGCTCGGCGTCACCGGCGTGCTGGCCGTGGAGATGTTCGAGACCGACGACGGCCGCGTGCTGATCAACGAGCTCGCGATGCGCCCCCACAACAGCGGCCACTGGTCGATCGAGGGAGCCGTGACGAGCCAGTTCGAGCAGCACCTCCGTGCCGTCCTCGACCTCCCGCTCGGCGCGACGGAGCCCCGCGCGGACTGGTCGGTCATGGTCAACGTGCTCGGCGGCCCGGCCGAGGGCACCCTGCAGGACCGCTACCCGGCCGCGCTCGCCGCGCATCCCGAGGCCAAGTTCCACGGCTACGGGAAGGCCCCGCGCCCCGGCCGCAAGGTCGGGCACGTCACCGTCGCGGGGGCGGACCTCGACGACGTCGTGTACCGGGCGCGGGCGGCGGCGGCGTTCTTCGAGGGGTGA